The following proteins are encoded in a genomic region of Myxosarcina sp. GI1:
- a CDS encoding superoxide dismutase, which produces MSYELPSLPYDYAALEPSISKSTLEFHHDKHHAAYVSKYNDAVKGTELDSKSIEEVITEIAGDTSKTSLFNNAAQAWNHTFYWQCMKPNGGGTPTGELAKKIEADFGSFDEFVEAFKNAGATQFGSGWAWLVLDGDTLKVNKTLNADNPLTNHQVPLLTMDVWEHAYYLDYQNKRPAYIDEFIGKLVNWDFVAQNLAAA; this is translated from the coding sequence ATGAGTTACGAATTACCATCTCTTCCTTACGACTACGCAGCTTTAGAACCATCGATTTCTAAGAGTACTTTAGAATTTCATCACGACAAACATCATGCTGCCTATGTTAGTAAATACAATGATGCCGTCAAAGGAACGGAATTAGATAGCAAATCTATCGAAGAAGTTATTACAGAGATCGCTGGAGATACTAGCAAAACTAGTTTGTTTAATAATGCTGCTCAAGCTTGGAATCATACTTTTTATTGGCAATGTATGAAACCAAATGGTGGTGGTACACCTACGGGGGAATTAGCGAAAAAAATTGAGGCTGACTTTGGTAGTTTTGATGAGTTTGTTGAAGCTTTTAAAAATGCTGGAGCAACCCAGTTTGGTAGTGGATGGGCTTGGTTAGTTTTAGATGGAGATACTCTAAAAGTCAATAAAACGCTCAATGCCGATAATCCTTTAACTAATCACCAAGTTCCTTTATTAACGATGGATGTTTGGGAACATGCCTATTATCTAGATTATCAAAACAAAAGACCAGCTTATATCGATGAATTTATCGGTAAATTAGTTAACTGGGATTTTGTGGCTCAAAATCTAGCTGCTGCATAA
- a CDS encoding ferrous iron transport protein A: protein MKIETSIRELSKGTVGIVVGYDRTYGGYIGRLLVKGLTPGTAFIALDASHPSGYSEIILPNKIIKLSKPEVDALCVEPVTYEERQ from the coding sequence ATGAAAATTGAAACTAGTATTAGAGAATTATCTAAAGGTACGGTAGGAATAGTAGTTGGCTACGATCGCACCTATGGTGGTTATATAGGCAGGTTACTTGTCAAAGGTTTGACACCAGGAACGGCTTTTATTGCTCTTGATGCCTCTCATCCATCAGGATACAGCGAAATTATTTTGCCAAATAAAATTATCAAACTTTCAAAGCCCGAAGTCGATGCTCTTTGCGTCGAACCAGTAACTTATGAAGAAAGACAGTAA
- the serA gene encoding phosphoglycerate dehydrogenase, translating to MAKVLVSDPIDQIGIDIISQVAEVDVKTKLPLEELIQIIPEYDALMLRSGTKVTQEVIEAGTKLKIIGRAGVGVDNIDVAAATRQGIVVVNSPEGNTIAAAEHALAMMLSLSRQIPDANQSVKNGKWERKKFVGNEVYKKTLGVVGLGKIGAHVAKVGRAMGMKLLAYDPFVSTDRAERLGCSLVDLDLLFQESDYITLHIPKTPETANLINAEALAKMKPTVRIVNCARGGIIDEAALAQALKEGKIGGAALDVYAEEPLGESPLTELGSSLVLTPHLGASTAEAQVNVAVDVAEQIRDVLLGLPARTAVNIPGLNPDVMEKLRPYLSLAETLGTMAGQLAGGRIEQLNIRLQGELANNDSQPIVVGALKGLLSQALRERVNYVNAAIEAKERGIRVIETKDAATRDYSGGSLHIEARGANGNHSVTGALLGDGEIRITSLDEFPINVPPNNHMLFTLHRDMPGIIGKIGSLLGSYNVNIASMQVGRKIVRGDAVMVLSLDDPLPEGILREITKVDGIRDAYTVQLST from the coding sequence ATGGCAAAAGTTTTAGTTTCCGATCCAATCGACCAGATAGGTATAGACATTATCTCCCAAGTAGCCGAGGTAGATGTTAAAACCAAACTACCACTAGAAGAATTAATCCAAATTATTCCCGAATACGATGCTTTGATGCTGCGTTCTGGTACTAAAGTTACTCAAGAAGTAATTGAAGCTGGTACCAAATTAAAAATTATCGGACGTGCGGGAGTAGGAGTAGACAATATCGACGTTGCAGCCGCTACTCGCCAGGGTATTGTAGTAGTCAATTCTCCAGAAGGAAATACTATTGCTGCTGCCGAACACGCTCTAGCCATGATGTTGTCTCTATCGCGACAAATTCCCGATGCTAACCAGTCGGTTAAAAACGGTAAATGGGAACGTAAAAAGTTTGTTGGCAACGAAGTTTACAAAAAAACTTTGGGAGTAGTCGGCTTAGGAAAAATTGGGGCGCATGTAGCTAAAGTAGGGCGAGCTATGGGCATGAAGTTACTGGCATACGATCCCTTTGTTTCGACAGATAGAGCCGAGCGTCTGGGCTGTAGTCTGGTAGATTTAGATTTACTGTTTCAAGAATCTGACTATATCACCCTACATATTCCTAAAACCCCCGAAACGGCTAACCTAATTAATGCTGAAGCCCTGGCTAAAATGAAGCCAACAGTACGAATTGTCAACTGCGCTCGCGGGGGAATTATTGACGAAGCAGCTTTAGCCCAGGCTCTTAAAGAAGGTAAAATTGGTGGTGCGGCACTTGATGTTTATGCTGAAGAACCTTTAGGAGAATCGCCTCTAACCGAACTTGGTTCTAGTTTGGTTTTGACTCCTCACTTGGGAGCATCTACAGCCGAAGCTCAGGTAAATGTTGCCGTCGATGTTGCCGAACAGATTAGAGATGTTTTATTAGGACTACCCGCCCGTACTGCGGTTAATATTCCAGGACTAAACCCCGATGTCATGGAAAAACTCAGACCATATCTGAGTTTGGCAGAAACTTTGGGGACTATGGCTGGACAATTGGCTGGCGGTAGAATCGAGCAGTTAAATATTCGCCTTCAAGGAGAACTGGCTAACAACGACAGTCAGCCTATAGTGGTCGGTGCTTTAAAAGGATTGTTATCTCAGGCTTTAAGAGAGCGGGTAAATTACGTCAATGCGGCAATTGAGGCGAAAGAAAGAGGTATCAGAGTAATTGAAACCAAAGATGCTGCTACCCGCGATTATTCGGGAGGTTCTTTACACATTGAGGCACGAGGTGCTAACGGCAATCATTCAGTTACTGGTGCTTTGCTCGGTGATGGCGAAATTCGCATTACTAGCCTCGATGAATTTCCGATTAACGTTCCTCCCAATAACCACATGTTATTTACCCTACACCGAGATATGCCAGGAATTATCGGTAAAATAGGTTCGCTGTTGGGTAGCTACAACGTTAATATTGCCAGTATGCAGGTAGGACGAAAAATCGTACGGGGAGATGCAGTAATGGTACTCAGCCTCGACGATCCGCTTCCAGAAGGTATCTTGCGCGAGATTACTAAAGTAGATGGCATTAGAGATGCCTATACGGTTCAGCTTTCAACTTAG
- a CDS encoding glutamine synthetase family protein has product MAEKIKLKEVRKTLQQSGVKFVRILWCDNANIIRGKAVHIDMLSHYFEHGVGIAAGQQGVPVMYDAVMPKSGLSPVGEVRLVPDWSSLKLLPYAPGHARVMGDMVLNGVPWSLCPRNFLRQTLAAAKSQGLEIKAAFENEFYLLRQTANGLKPVDSTVFAFSQAMDLNREVIDDIASSLIAQEIPVEQYYPESGPGQQEISVRYTDAWHAADWQIAFRETVKAIARKHDLAASFLPKIFPDAAGSGCHVHFSLWRNGKNLLPDSTGICGLSKTAKEFIAGILHHLPSLMALTTPSVNSYRRLLPQCWSGAFRCWGLDNREAAVRVPSDPTGYPTHIELKTVDASANPYLALGAAIAAGLDGVQRNLEPPQPLSVDPGSLSKEELSSQGIERLPANLGEAIARLRDNDLLLKALNPELSQAFLAVREAEWEAMQDWELDREVNLLWTRY; this is encoded by the coding sequence ATGGCTGAAAAGATTAAACTTAAAGAAGTCAGAAAAACCCTCCAGCAAAGCGGTGTCAAATTTGTCCGCATTCTTTGGTGCGATAATGCCAATATTATTCGTGGCAAAGCCGTACATATAGATATGCTCTCTCATTATTTCGAGCATGGCGTGGGTATAGCCGCAGGACAGCAGGGAGTGCCTGTAATGTATGATGCCGTTATGCCAAAATCGGGTTTGAGTCCTGTGGGGGAAGTTCGCTTAGTGCCTGACTGGTCGAGTTTGAAGCTGTTGCCCTACGCACCTGGTCATGCACGGGTAATGGGCGATATGGTACTTAACGGAGTTCCCTGGTCGCTGTGTCCTCGTAATTTTTTAAGACAAACTCTGGCAGCAGCCAAAAGTCAGGGATTGGAAATTAAAGCAGCATTTGAAAATGAATTTTACTTACTAAGGCAAACAGCTAATGGTTTGAAACCTGTCGATTCAACCGTTTTTGCTTTTAGTCAGGCAATGGATCTCAATCGTGAAGTTATCGATGACATTGCTTCCTCACTTATCGCGCAAGAAATACCCGTAGAACAGTATTATCCCGAATCGGGTCCAGGACAACAAGAAATTTCCGTCCGCTATACCGATGCCTGGCATGCGGCTGACTGGCAGATTGCCTTTAGGGAAACTGTAAAAGCGATCGCCCGTAAGCACGATCTTGCAGCTTCTTTTTTACCAAAAATCTTTCCTGATGCTGCTGGTAGCGGGTGTCACGTACACTTTAGCCTGTGGCGAAACGGAAAAAACCTACTCCCCGATAGTACAGGTATCTGCGGTTTATCTAAAACAGCTAAAGAATTTATTGCCGGGATCTTACATCATCTACCATCATTGATGGCACTGACAACACCAAGCGTCAACTCCTATCGCCGTCTACTTCCTCAATGTTGGAGTGGTGCTTTTCGCTGTTGGGGTTTGGATAACCGTGAGGCAGCGGTACGAGTACCAAGCGATCCTACTGGCTACCCCACGCATATTGAGTTAAAAACAGTAGATGCCTCTGCTAATCCCTATCTAGCATTGGGTGCTGCGATCGCTGCTGGCTTAGATGGGGTGCAAAGAAATTTAGAACCACCGCAACCACTATCTGTAGACCCAGGAAGCTTGAGCAAAGAAGAACTCTCCAGTCAGGGAATCGAACGATTACCTGCTAATTTAGGAGAAGCGATCGCTCGTCTCCGAGATAACGATTTACTTTTAAAGGCTTTAAATCCAGAATTATCTCAAGCTTTTTTAGCCGTACGAGAAGCCGAATGGGAAGCGATGCAAGATTGGGAACTAGATCGAGAAGTAAACCTACTGTGGACGCGGTACTAA
- a CDS encoding SOS response-associated peptidase has protein sequence MCGRYTLTATTDELWQHFQVKQPESLQPRYNIAPSQTIPAIALDENTRQLKLMRWGLIPHWVKDLNEWKANLINARAETVDSKPSFKTAFKQRRCLIPATGFYEWSNNKQPYYFSLKNSKLFAFAGLWENWQGNGSEAIASCTIITTKANDLAAEVHHRMPVIIAPDDYQTWLGGDENEAQNLLQSYAAAAMELRQVSKLVNNPRNDKPECVESKK, from the coding sequence ATGTGCGGACGCTATACCCTTACAGCTACTACAGATGAACTCTGGCAACACTTTCAGGTAAAACAGCCAGAGTCTTTACAGCCTCGTTATAATATTGCTCCCAGTCAAACCATACCAGCGATCGCTCTAGATGAAAATACCAGACAGCTAAAACTAATGCGCTGGGGATTAATTCCCCACTGGGTAAAAGATCTCAATGAGTGGAAAGCCAATTTAATTAATGCTCGCGCCGAAACAGTAGACAGCAAACCTTCATTTAAAACGGCATTCAAACAACGTCGCTGTTTGATTCCTGCCACTGGCTTTTATGAATGGTCGAACAACAAACAGCCGTATTATTTTAGTTTAAAAAACAGTAAATTATTTGCTTTTGCAGGACTTTGGGAAAACTGGCAGGGTAATGGAAGTGAAGCGATCGCTTCCTGTACGATTATTACTACCAAAGCCAACGATCTGGCGGCAGAAGTTCATCATCGAATGCCCGTTATTATCGCTCCTGATGATTATCAAACTTGGCTCGGTGGTGATGAAAACGAGGCACAAAATTTGTTGCAATCTTATGCAGCAGCAGCAATGGAACTACGGCAGGTTAGCAAATTGGTTAACAATCCTCGCAATGACAAACCAGAGTGTGTAGAAAGTAAAAAGTAA
- a CDS encoding FeoA family protein: MSDNFESDEIQALNLPVNNFFLNTARTKDWVEITQMRVDKDTFSYLQNLGLKPGTAAEIISQTASGSVVVRLNRQQIGLGADIARRLIVTFTNKQDNEN, encoded by the coding sequence ATGTCTGACAATTTTGAGTCAGATGAAATTCAAGCTTTAAATCTTCCTGTCAATAACTTTTTTCTCAACACGGCTCGAACTAAAGACTGGGTAGAAATCACTCAAATGCGCGTAGACAAAGACACCTTTAGTTATCTCCAAAATCTGGGACTGAAACCAGGAACTGCCGCCGAAATAATCAGCCAAACAGCTAGCGGTTCGGTAGTCGTCCGCCTCAATCGTCAGCAAATTGGATTGGGTGCAGACATTGCTCGCAGATTAATCGTAACTTTTACTAACAAGCAAGATAATGAAAATTGA
- a CDS encoding Dps family protein, which produces MSTNTGLLRPFGHVEDNPILLEKNVTEPVCEGMNALLASFQGLYLQYQKHHFVVEGSEYYSLHEFFNESYEEVQEHVHELGERLNGIGGIPAATFAKLAELCCFDQESDGVFNERQMVEHDLAAEQAIIKLLRSQASQAESLGDRATRYLYEQILLKTEERAYHLQHFLVHDSLTLAFVNGNGNGR; this is translated from the coding sequence ATGTCTACAAATACAGGTTTGCTACGTCCTTTCGGTCATGTAGAAGATAATCCCATTCTGCTCGAAAAAAATGTCACCGAACCAGTTTGCGAGGGCATGAATGCACTGTTGGCAAGCTTTCAGGGACTGTATTTGCAATACCAAAAACATCATTTTGTAGTTGAAGGTTCGGAATATTATTCCTTACATGAGTTTTTTAATGAAAGTTACGAAGAAGTTCAAGAACACGTTCACGAATTAGGAGAAAGATTGAATGGTATCGGTGGAATTCCTGCCGCTACTTTTGCCAAACTAGCCGAACTATGCTGCTTCGACCAAGAGTCAGACGGAGTATTTAACGAGCGACAAATGGTAGAACACGATTTGGCAGCCGAACAAGCAATTATTAAATTGTTACGTTCGCAAGCTTCTCAGGCAGAAAGTTTGGGCGATCGCGCTACTCGCTATCTGTACGAGCAAATTTTACTTAAAACCGAAGAAAGAGCCTATCACCTACAACACTTCTTAGTTCACGATAGTCTGACCCTGGCTTTTGTCAACGGTAACGGTAACGGCAGATAG
- a CDS encoding pyridoxine 5'-phosphate synthase has translation MTNLSVNLNKVALLRNTRNIGIPSITKMAQICIDAGANGITVHPRPDQRHIRPSDVYDLASQLTVEFNIEGNPFETSFMEIVREVKPTQCTLVPDAPDTFTSDSGWNLTTDSDRLISVVRELQSLGSRVSLFMDADPEQIKLVPQTGAERIELYTEPYATAFREDKDLESVFGQYQAAAVTAAELNLGVNAGHDLNLNNLSKFCTIPNILEVSIGHALTAEALEMGFAQTVKEYLKILS, from the coding sequence ATGACTAACCTCAGCGTTAATCTTAATAAAGTTGCTCTACTCAGAAATACTCGTAATATCGGTATTCCAAGCATTACCAAAATGGCGCAAATTTGCATTGATGCAGGTGCCAATGGGATTACAGTTCATCCCCGTCCCGACCAAAGACATATTCGACCATCAGATGTGTACGATTTAGCTTCACAGCTAACGGTAGAGTTTAACATCGAAGGCAATCCTTTTGAAACTTCTTTTATGGAGATCGTGCGTGAAGTAAAACCTACTCAGTGTACTCTCGTTCCCGATGCTCCCGATACATTTACCTCCGATAGCGGTTGGAATTTAACTACAGATAGCGATCGCCTGATCTCTGTAGTTAGAGAATTACAAAGCCTTGGCAGTCGCGTTAGTCTATTTATGGATGCCGATCCAGAGCAAATTAAGCTGGTACCGCAAACTGGTGCAGAGCGAATCGAACTCTATACCGAGCCTTATGCTACCGCGTTTCGGGAAGATAAAGATTTAGAGTCGGTGTTTGGACAGTACCAAGCAGCTGCAGTCACAGCCGCAGAATTAAATTTAGGAGTCAATGCGGGACACGATTTAAATCTAAATAATTTGAGTAAATTTTGTACGATCCCCAATATTTTAGAAGTATCTATCGGTCATGCCTTAACCGCCGAGGCATTGGAAATGGGTTTTGCTCAGACGGTAAAAGAGTATCTCAAGATTTTATCTTAA
- a CDS encoding alpha/beta fold hydrolase, producing MSITIQTVQTVWIDANPSFKRFHQRLLRCLTRLEAIACWEYQQELDEPCSLDIALSLLHDYLKNLSRPVNLIGHGTGGLLGLLYARKYPHRVKSLTLLGVGYHPAVDWQAHYYASRKLLPCSQNLVLAQMVQKLFGYQNRYNTKGLIKILQQDLKTSPSPHSLYQQVSLPTGGVIAPMMVCGGEHDSIIDFNSLSGWLSYFREYDVIWECPQGCHFFHFFFPDKTSRQIIKFWDSLAKLNVSSQTKVRKETCEQLS from the coding sequence ATGTCTATTACCATTCAAACCGTTCAAACCGTCTGGATCGATGCCAATCCCAGTTTCAAGCGTTTTCATCAACGGCTGTTGCGCTGTTTGACTCGCTTGGAAGCGATCGCCTGCTGGGAATATCAACAGGAGCTTGATGAACCTTGCTCTTTAGATATTGCTCTTTCGTTGCTACACGACTATTTAAAAAATCTTTCTCGTCCAGTAAACTTAATTGGTCACGGTACGGGAGGACTGCTAGGACTACTTTACGCTCGTAAATATCCCCATCGAGTAAAATCTCTAACCCTATTAGGAGTAGGCTATCACCCTGCCGTAGATTGGCAGGCGCATTATTACGCCTCTAGAAAACTACTGCCATGCAGTCAAAATTTGGTCTTGGCGCAAATGGTACAAAAATTATTTGGCTATCAAAATCGCTACAATACGAAGGGTTTGATTAAAATTCTTCAGCAAGACTTAAAAACTTCTCCTTCGCCGCACTCTCTCTATCAGCAAGTGTCACTTCCGACTGGCGGTGTAATCGCTCCAATGATGGTCTGCGGTGGCGAACATGACAGCATAATTGACTTTAATAGTTTGAGTGGCTGGCTGAGTTACTTCCGAGAGTACGATGTTATTTGGGAATGCCCCCAGGGATGTCACTTTTTTCACTTTTTCTTTCCCGATAAAACCAGCAGACAGATAATTAAGTTTTGGGATAGTCTAGCTAAACTAAATGTCTCCTCCCAAACCAAAGTTCGGAAGGAGACGTGCGAACAACTGTCCTAA
- the gatA gene encoding Asp-tRNA(Asn)/Glu-tRNA(Gln) amidotransferase subunit GatA, whose amino-acid sequence MYSTNIKQLHQQLVSKERSAVEIAQEALERIAALDPKVRAFITVTEDLALENAKQVDAKIAAGESIGLLEGIPIGIKDNMCTKGIKTTCASQFLANFVPPYESTVTQKIKAAGATIVGKTNLDEFAMGSSTENSSFQVTANPWDLERVPGGSSGGSAAAVAAGECVVSLGSDTGGSIRQPASLCGVVGMKPTYGLVSRFGLVAFASSLDQIGPFARNVEDAAILLGAIAGYDENDSTSLKVDIPDYTQYLKPDFKSMDGLKVGVISETFGEGLDATVAETVKGAIAQLEALGAEVTEISCPRFRYGLPAYYIIAPSEASANLARYDAVKYGLRQEADNLLSMYTDTRATGFGKEVKRRIMLGTYALSAGYYDAYYLKAQKVRTLIKQDFDRAFESVDVLVCPTSPTTAFKAGDKSTDPLGMYLLDLMTIPVNLAGLPGISIPCGFDKGGLPIGMQLISNVLREDILFNVAYAYEQSTEWHKNEPQLLE is encoded by the coding sequence ATGTACTCAACTAATATCAAACAGTTACATCAGCAGTTAGTCAGCAAAGAACGTTCGGCAGTAGAAATTGCCCAGGAAGCTTTAGAGCGTATTGCAGCTTTAGACCCTAAAGTACGTGCTTTTATTACGGTAACAGAAGACCTGGCATTAGAAAATGCCAAACAAGTAGATGCCAAAATTGCCGCAGGAGAGTCTATCGGACTGTTGGAAGGTATTCCCATCGGGATCAAAGATAATATGTGTACCAAGGGGATTAAAACTACCTGCGCTTCTCAGTTTTTAGCCAACTTCGTGCCACCTTACGAATCTACAGTAACCCAAAAAATTAAAGCAGCAGGGGCGACTATTGTCGGTAAAACCAACCTCGATGAGTTTGCGATGGGCAGTTCGACAGAAAATTCTAGTTTTCAGGTTACTGCTAATCCTTGGGATTTAGAACGGGTTCCAGGGGGGTCGTCTGGCGGTTCGGCGGCGGCAGTAGCGGCAGGAGAATGTGTAGTTTCTCTAGGTTCGGATACGGGGGGATCTATTCGTCAACCAGCTTCTTTGTGTGGCGTGGTGGGGATGAAACCGACTTACGGCTTGGTGTCGCGATTTGGCTTGGTGGCTTTTGCTTCTTCTTTAGATCAGATTGGTCCCTTTGCCCGTAATGTAGAAGATGCGGCAATTTTACTCGGTGCGATCGCAGGATACGATGAAAATGATTCTACCAGTTTAAAAGTCGATATTCCCGACTATACTCAATACCTCAAGCCCGACTTTAAATCTATGGATGGCTTAAAAGTTGGCGTGATTAGTGAAACCTTTGGCGAAGGACTGGATGCTACGGTAGCCGAGACAGTTAAAGGCGCGATCGCTCAATTAGAAGCTTTGGGCGCAGAAGTTACAGAAATTTCCTGTCCGCGTTTTCGCTATGGGTTGCCAGCTTACTACATTATTGCTCCTTCAGAAGCTTCGGCAAATCTGGCTCGTTATGATGCGGTGAAATACGGCTTGCGGCAAGAAGCGGATAATCTACTTTCCATGTATACCGATACACGCGCTACTGGTTTTGGCAAAGAAGTCAAACGGCGAATTATGTTAGGTACTTACGCGCTTTCTGCTGGTTATTACGATGCCTACTATCTAAAAGCGCAAAAAGTTCGCACTTTAATCAAACAGGATTTCGATCGCGCTTTTGAATCGGTAGACGTTTTAGTTTGTCCTACTTCTCCTACCACTGCTTTTAAAGCAGGAGATAAATCTACCGATCCTCTAGGCATGTATCTATTAGATTTAATGACTATTCCTGTCAATTTAGCAGGTTTGCCTGGTATTAGCATTCCCTGTGGCTTTGACAAAGGAGGATTGCCTATTGGTATGCAGCTAATTAGTAACGTACTGCGAGAAGATATTTTGTTTAATGTAGCTTATGCCTACGAACAGTCTACAGAATGGCACAAAAACGAACCGCAACTTTTAGAGTAA
- a CDS encoding iron uptake porin yields MNKFWLTTPVILGTILSGTNEAIAQTPDVLKQIEQYEREGQLNQIDQVTNVNQLRDVSPTDWAYEALRSLVDRYGCIAGYPNQTYRGSQALTRYEFAAGLNSCLNQIERLIASSEAVSREDLDTMSRLAQEFEAELATLGGRIDNIESRTAFLEDNQFSTTTKLAGEAIFALGGVVTGTTNDGEDDIDNFTVFGDRVRLELESSFTGEDLLFTRLSTGNFPDFAEETETFQGNLAFTQPDDNDIALEVLFYTFPLTESTNIFLGAAGLAADDLANTVNFLDGDGGSGALTAFGTRNPIYLSPGETGLGIVQNLGDKIEISAGYLAGEASDPSDGSGLFNGSYSALGQVLFTPIDSLSVALTYVHAYNQSDTGTGSNLANLQFFTEGSVGEAVPTISNSYGVEASFALSDRIIIGGWGGLQKVTSLSTLDGQLERGTQDVWNWAATLAFPDLGKEGNVAGIIVGMEPWVTESSIDTLGDNEDTSLHVEAFYQYQFNDNIAVTPGVIWITAPDNNDANDDLVIGTIRTTFTF; encoded by the coding sequence ATGAATAAGTTTTGGTTGACTACTCCAGTAATTTTAGGAACAATATTATCTGGAACGAATGAGGCGATCGCGCAAACTCCAGATGTTTTAAAACAGATCGAACAATACGAACGAGAAGGACAACTAAACCAAATCGACCAGGTAACTAACGTCAACCAGTTGCGCGACGTTTCACCCACAGATTGGGCTTATGAAGCTCTTAGAAGTCTTGTAGACCGCTATGGCTGTATTGCAGGGTATCCCAATCAAACTTATCGCGGTAGCCAAGCTTTGACTCGTTATGAATTTGCCGCAGGTTTAAATTCTTGTTTGAATCAGATCGAGCGTCTGATTGCTTCTTCTGAGGCAGTTTCTAGAGAAGATTTAGATACTATGAGCCGTCTGGCACAAGAATTTGAAGCAGAGTTGGCAACTTTAGGGGGCAGAATTGATAACATCGAGAGTCGCACCGCATTTTTAGAGGACAATCAGTTTTCTACCACTACCAAACTAGCAGGAGAAGCAATTTTTGCTTTGGGTGGAGTAGTTACTGGAACTACCAATGATGGCGAAGATGACATCGATAACTTTACGGTTTTTGGCGATCGCGTCCGCTTGGAATTAGAATCTAGTTTTACGGGAGAAGATTTACTATTTACACGTTTATCTACGGGTAACTTTCCCGACTTTGCTGAAGAAACCGAGACTTTTCAAGGCAACTTAGCTTTTACTCAACCAGATGATAACGACATCGCTTTAGAAGTCTTGTTTTACACTTTTCCCCTTACAGAAAGCACCAATATTTTTCTCGGTGCCGCAGGTTTAGCTGCTGACGACCTTGCCAATACGGTTAACTTCCTCGATGGCGATGGCGGCTCGGGCGCGCTTACTGCTTTTGGTACCCGCAACCCTATCTATTTATCTCCAGGGGAAACGGGTTTGGGGATCGTGCAAAATCTCGGTGATAAGATTGAAATCAGCGCGGGTTATCTAGCAGGTGAAGCTAGCGATCCTAGCGACGGTAGTGGTTTGTTTAATGGCTCCTATAGTGCCTTGGGACAGGTTTTATTTACCCCCATTGACAGCCTTTCTGTAGCTTTAACCTACGTACATGCTTACAACCAAAGCGACACGGGAACGGGAAGCAATTTAGCCAACCTGCAATTTTTTACCGAAGGCTCTGTTGGCGAAGCAGTACCCACAATTAGTAATTCTTATGGTGTAGAAGCTTCTTTTGCCCTGAGCGATCGCATCATTATTGGCGGTTGGGGTGGTCTACAAAAGGTAACTAGCCTCTCTACTCTCGACGGACAGTTAGAACGCGGTACGCAAGACGTTTGGAACTGGGCAGCTACTCTAGCTTTCCCCGACTTGGGTAAAGAGGGAAACGTAGCAGGAATTATCGTCGGCATGGAACCTTGGGTAACAGAATCTAGTATCGATACTCTAGGAGATAATGAGGATACTTCTCTACACGTCGAAGCTTTTTATCAATATCAGTTTAACGACAACATTGCCGTTACTCCTGGGGTAATTTGGATAACCGCACCCGATAACAACGATGCTAATGACGATTTAGTAATCGGTACGATTCGGACTACTTTCACTTTTTAA